One Heptranchias perlo isolate sHepPer1 chromosome 39, sHepPer1.hap1, whole genome shotgun sequence DNA segment encodes these proteins:
- the LOC137304871 gene encoding SLAM family member 9-like produces the protein MKHSDWKTVEILRLFAVLHWITLCRAAISASPNCITKLPTGEDIRFPINHYSDEKHEVTFRRRSPIRLKIMAWKSDRPERPYVTHPYYRHRVQFHKDGFFELQNVQLYDGGMYEIQTDYLGKQLRNKDRDPFDLWAFEPVSRPVVVITGNCSSNFKLNCSTARGTNVTHRWEKQSAHGVSTYTFNGAVLQLGNTSEQEPHTYTCIVENPVSKETSDPVTAELCDGERARGPRSHWIAVLILAIALVILVPAIVLGIWRSERIGKSKQSRGGIQGTEEQRNFLRGGETEPHCGDAGAGPPIPV, from the exons ATGAAACACTCGGATTGGAAAACAGTGGAAATCCTAAGGCTGTTTGCAG TCCTTCACTGGATTACACTGTGCCGAGCAGCAATATCAGCTTCTCCCAACTGCATCACTAAACTCCCCACCGGAGAAGACATCAGGTTTCCTATCAATCACTACAGCGATGAGAAGCATGAAGTGACATTTAGGCGCAGATCCCCGATCAGACTTAAAATCATGGCTTGGAAGTCTGACCGTCCAGAGAGACCGTATGTGACGCACCCTTACTACAGACACCGGGTTCAGTTCCACAAGGATGGCTTCTTCGAGCTTCAGAATGTCCAACTTTATGACGGAGGGATGTACGAGATTCAGACAGATTACCTTGGAAAACAACTGAGGAACAAGGACCGGGATCCATTTGATCTGTGGGCGTTTG AACCTGTGTCCAGGCCGGTGGTTGTGATCACTGGGAACTGCTCATCAAACTTCAAACTGAACTGTTCAACTGCCAGAGGAACAAACGTCACCCATCGGTGGGAAAAGCAATCAGCTCACGGTGTTTCCACCTACACGTTTAACGGAGCCGTGCTACAGCTCGGGAACACTAGTGAACAGGAGCCTCACACCTACACGTGCATCGTGGAGAACCCAGTCAGTAAGGAAACCAGTGACCCAGTCACAGCagagctgtgtgatggggagcgagccagag GGCCCAGGAGTCACTGGATTGCTGTCCTCATTCTTGCAATCGCCCTCGTAATACTCGTTCCTGCAATTGTGTTGGGAATCTGGAGAAGTGAACGAATCGGAAAATCCAAACAGAGCC GCGGAGGAATCCAAGGCActgaggagcagagaaatttccTGCGAGGAGGAGAGACTGAACCTCACTGTGGGGACGCTGGAGCAGGTCCTCCtatccctgtgtga